One Heteronotia binoei isolate CCM8104 ecotype False Entrance Well chromosome 10, APGP_CSIRO_Hbin_v1, whole genome shotgun sequence genomic region harbors:
- the SGO1 gene encoding shugoshin 1, whose amino-acid sequence MAREKCLKKSFKDTLEDIKERMKGKRNQRLAKMGRSYVLSKSTSALSSKDDTSMQLKNFQANNRALVLALEEEKSKMREAQDVILYLKREYQSLKFQMLALQRQVDLQQEKEHVETRLLMVKKIISKAVQNLLEATNLLDPAKDLYTTEDSQSVCLSALEKYDSTPRRNETAAAILKPDLAVTVNRKGKTFTSELEDKADKNYLDFVSDSWLDMENISTGLMLQINKGCQNSSLEDCQLFDSRNTSSNEENKQVSNSLPKNISTRRHYSKNQHQSEFCVSDRNNLEITDQIKESFEQDKIRPEKDLEINNEQFEEVHSCAENTQFEEVHSCVESIYDTNGDQSLVCSYMLAESSTSTTDLKEADVNSIVDSQTQKGRGQKRKLEEVKNSSRTRSKKKSQSKRSCSKEKADSSAGPSDAYNFIFEESVHITPFRQNKENESITDNKSYTEETCSDSLSDDNSDDSLYVPYKNKSKSGKTLSHGIDAAPICTRRQCKNTISEQHESTEGKMSIGEYGGDMSVTEENRSNSVPKIAGKVPCPVFTEVDKEKEHKMSSSESINFNTDKHSENLQKICHLGDITNLTSPSIKTRDCHPPIITGEKDSSHHRRRCTISMCYKEPPINRKLRRGDPFTDTGFLNSPIFKEKKSSKYKPVKKKSLSRYNEAYVGCL is encoded by the exons ATGGCTAGAGAAAAGTGCTTGAAAAAGTCATTTAAGGACACCCTGGAAGACATAAAAGAACGCATGAAAGGGAAGAGAAATCAGAGATTGGCCAAGATGGGCAGATCATATGTTTTGAGCAAATCAACCTCAGCCCTGTCTTCCAAGG atgacACTTCTATGCAGCTAAAAAACTTCCAAGCAAACAATAGAGCTTTAGTTCTGGCTTTAGAAGAGGAGAAAAGCAAAATGAGAGAAGCACAAGATGTCATTCTCTACTTAAAGAGAGAATATCAGTCGCTGAAGTTTCAGATGCTTGCTTTGCAAAGACAAGTTGACTTGCAACAAGAAAAAGAACATGTTGAG ACTAGATTATTGATGGTGAAGAAGATTATTTCTAAAGCTGTTCAAAACCTCCTCGAGGCAACTAATCTCCTTGATCCAGCAAAGGATTTATATACCACAGAAGAT agCCAGTCTGTGTGTTTGTCAGCACTTGAAAAGTATGATTCCACTCCTAGAAGAAATGAAACTGCTGC GGCAATTCTAAAGCCTGATTTAGCTGTTACTGTAAACAGGAAAGGCAAAACTTTCACAAGTGAACTTGAAGATAAGGCAGACAAAAATTATTTGGATTTTGTATCTGATTCCTGGCTTGATATGGAAAATATCTCCACAGGGCTAATGCTGCAGATAAATAAAG GTTGTCAAAATAGTTCTCTTGAGGATTGTCAGCTATTTGACAGCAGAAATACTTCATCAAATGAAGAGAATAAGCAAGTCAGTAATTCCTTACCTAAAAATATATCTACCCGGCGTCACTATTCAAAGAACCAACATCAAAGTGAGTTCTGTGTTTCTGATAGGAACAATTTAGAAATAACTGACCAGATTAAAGAATCTTTTGAACAAGACAAAATTAGACCTGAAAAAGATCTAGAGATTAATAATGAACAGTTTGAAGAAGTGCATTCTTGTGCAGAGAATACACAGTTTGAAGAAGTGCATTCTTGTGTGGAGAGCATATATGATACAAATGGAGATCAAAGCTTGGTATGTTCATATATGCTGGCTGAATCCAGTACATCAACAACTGATCTAAAGGAAGCTGATGTTAATAGTATTGTTGATTCTCAAACACAGAAGGGGAGAGGTCAAAAAAGGAAACTGGAAGAAGTGAAAAATAGTTCGAGGACAAGATCAAAAAAGAAAAGTCAGAGCAAACGTTCTTGTtccaaagaaaaagcagattcatCTGCAGGTCCCAGTGATGCTTATAACTTTATTTTTGAGGAGAGTGTCCATATTACACCTTTCCGGCAAAACAAAGAAAATGAGAGTATCACAGACAATAAAAGTTACACAGAAGAAACATGTAGTGATTCGTTGTCAGATGATAACTCTGATGACAGTCTCTATGTGCCTTACAAAAACAAATCAAAATCTGGGAAAACATTAAGCCATGGAATTGATGCAGCCCCAATATGCACAAGACGGCAATGCAAAAATACGATTTCAGAACAGCATGAAAGCACTGAAGGAAAAATGTCAATAG GTGAATATGGAGGTGATATGTCTGTAACTGAGGAAAACAGATCTAATTCTGTACCGAAAATTGCTGGAAAGGTTCCATGTCCCGTTTTTACTGAAGTGGACAAAGAAAAAGAACACAAGATGAGTTCTTCTGAAAGTATCAATTTTAACACAG ATAAACATTCTGAGAATCTTCAGAAAATTTGTCATCTTGGAGATATTACCAACCTTACATCACCTTCTATCAAAACTAGAGATTGTCATCCTCCCAtcattactggcgaaaaagattCTTCTCACCACAGACGCAGATGTACCATTAGTATGTGTTATAAGGAACCACCTATCAACAG GAAGCTTCGACGGGGAGACCCTTTCACAGATACTGGTTTCCTGAATTCTCCAATTTTTAAGGAGAAAAAGAGCTCCAAATACAAGCCAGTTAAAAAGAAATCGCTGTCCAGATACAATGAGGCATATGTTGGTTGCCTCTGA